A genomic region of Plasmodium vivax chromosome 1, whole genome shotgun sequence contains the following coding sequences:
- a CDS encoding small GTPase Rab18, putative (encoded by transcript PVX_088180A) gives MKNKNKYDYLLKLLLVGDSSVGKSSILCRYSDNQFEEKVLSTIGIDFKVKYLKIDNKTIKVGIWDTAGQERFRTLTSAYYRNAHAIILVYDCTVRESFENLDVWIHEIDKYSTNKNAIKMLVANKIDKANHEVTKDEGKNFAFENNMLFCETSAKNDINITYCFEELIQQILNNPSLLELSIVTKNLKLSKKEESRANCVC, from the exons atgaaaaataaaaataaatatgactACCTGCTGAAGTTGTTACTTGTTGGCGATTCCAGCGTAG gcaAAAGCAGTATCCTGTGCAGGTACTCCGATAACCAGTTTGAAGAGAAGGTCCTGTCCACCATAG GCATCGACTTCAAAGTGAAGTACCTCAAAATAGACAACAAAACCATCAAGGTGGGCATTTGGGACACGGCCGGGCAGGAGAGGTTCCGGACGCTCACGTCTGCCTACTACAGGAACGCGCACGCGATTATCCTCGTGTA CGACTGCACCGTGAGGGAATCCTTCGAAAACCTAGACGTGTGGATTCACGAAATCGACAAGTACTCGACGAACAAGAACGCCATCAAGATGTTGGTGGCCAATAAAATAGACAAAGCCAACCACGAGGTGACGAAGGATGAAGGGAAAAACTTCGCTTTCGAAAATAATATGCTTTTTTGTGAAACGAGCGCGAAAAATGATATCAATATCACCTACTGTTTTGAGGAGCTCATTCAGCAGATTTTAAATAACCCCTCCCTGCTGGAACTTAGCATCGTCACCAAAAATTTGAAGCTCAgcaagaaggaggagagtcGAGCCAACTGCGTTTGTTAG
- a CDS encoding hypothetical protein, conserved (encoded by transcript PVX_088185A) codes for MSATHHDSNLYEQSLKITKKIKEKISNRKGSKEELKEVKVKSKAKDLPLKYLERNYKTICLSLGFCLNTLLYFSFCFLLNQLIERVVFAGLSRVTQYDYANSLVAGSVKATAVLFLWFRHCSGGYDGDPFFHFFKSRLNLIGRGEAKVIFLSNVAGTLLYLGAVKLLVGAEPPSPISASILERIQNGKVTRSRSILTSFVFPQVPPVVKNALVQILILTCPHMSSANKYYNKTFWSNTDLYASIVLDTYLNEMVCSFLSYVLLYIYLFTKDSLPHQLEVNLLLTQIVLLFSNRCANVVSGPFMSLSWILNESVSRGYHFFFFLFLIIFHYFGYKLASHFFGPPNLSLVDATSCYKNVKQEMLQKNVNSATGRVDLSLLSNDSVALSEVVDSYMGRFFQRCFQSYGVAAAGKKTA; via the exons ATGAGCGCAACACACCATGACAGCAACCTCTACGAGCAGTCACTTAAAATCACGAAGAAgataaaggagaaaatttcGAACCGGAAGGGATCCAAGGAGGAGCTCAAGGAGGTGAAGGTGAAATCGAAAGCGAAGGATCTACCGCTCAAGTACCTGGAGCGTAACTACAAGACGATTTGTTTGTCCTTGGGGTTCTGCCTGAACACGCTGCTCTACTTTAGCTTTTGCTTCCTCCTGAATCAGCTGATCGAGAGGGTGGTGTTCGCCGGCCTGTCTAGGGTTACCCAGTATGACTACGCCAACAGCTTGGTGGCGGGGTCCGTCAAGGCGACGGCTGTCCTCTTCCTGTGGTTCCGCCACTGCTCGGGCGGCTACGACGGCGAcccctttttccacttcttcaAGAGCAGGCTCAACCTGATCGGCCGGG gcgaAGCGAAGGTGATTTTCCTGTCGAACGTCGCTGGGACGCTGCTCTACCTCGGCGCCGTGAAGCTGCTGGTGGGGGCGGAGCCCCCCTCGCCCATCAGCGCCTCCATCCTGGAGAgaattcaaaatggaaaggtcACCAGAAGCAGATCAATCCTCACCTCCTTTGTATTTCCCCAAGTACCACCCGTCGTTAAGAACGCCCTCGTGCAGATTCTCATTTTGACATGTCCCCATATGAGCAGCGCCAACaagtattataataaaacattttggaGCAACACAGATCTGTATGCCTCCATCGTCTTGGACACGTACTTAAATGAAATGGTTTGCTCCTTCCTCAGTTACGTTTTGCTTTACATTTATCTGTTCACCAAGGATAGCCTACCTCACCAGTTGGAGGTGAATCTGCTTCTAACCCAAATCGTTTTGCTCTTTTCCAACAGATGCGCAAACGTTGTGAGTGGTCCTTTTATGAGTCTCAGTTGGATTCTAAATGAATCCGTTTCTAGGggatatcatttttttttttttctgtttttaataatttttcactaCTTTGGCTATAAgctagctagccatttttttgggcCACCGAATCTGTCCCTAGTAGATGCAACCAGTTGCTACAAGAACGTCAAACAGGAGATGCTTcagaaaaatgttaacagTGCAACGGGGCGGGTGGACCTCTCCCTCCTTTCGAATGACAGCGTGGCGCTAAGTGAAGTAGTCGACAGCTACATGGGCCGCTTCTTCCAGAGGTGCTTCCAGTCCTACGGGGTCGCCGCCGCTGGGAAGAAGACGGCTTAG
- a CDS encoding helicase, putative (encoded by transcript PVX_088190A) — MNPWAVPIGHLNDLLAEAPEEEKNEKNQFEELDMPREVIEALGRMGIRHPSTIQQLSVGKALRKRSLIVQAKNGTGKSMSVCMVVASRIVATVKRRHVKKRLKRAGERGAYGENADGEAAHGEAAFGADPAVSLFLHSVILVPTRELCVQLRDNIREISNQGIFINWRGDWRGDCRSGELPRACDNVRSSSPNVLPSDHRDAAKGEQQIGRSYSPFEVKPMVLYGGTDVLDDLQMLFACLPHVVISTPGRLKHVLSILSRLHVSVGRREAEGCPTKVPLTKIVNVLVKQLILDEVDALLDEQFESQMKVILSQVVSPKVQVLCYSSTCFESSISRFVKVVNLHDVGYLSRWKGFCVKRMHQILGGNLGGGLPPGEVPPELKVRSALDQDTPPQSNHSGEGKLAEEETPLEVYLNREVSSPPDSPQNNRAHTKVKKKKKKKKKKNLRRNKQKGMNSIEEMVQAQSVFQEESSVRYILRKIVKEKGKVALRARRRREFEFVQTCTSVIVHGEGGGAAEGGVDGACDGKEVGDKGGSDNSHRSDNHTSDGEIPPLYCPPPSALSSPVLRNVRHCFITVDNERLSKHEELKYKMKVILKVVREIKFHLCFLFINSTYEGVQVSKMLKKHGVCCYYTSSKVEHQRRMQVFNNLRRNEVKVVVCSDVMSRGIDNIACDLVINLDIPQSKETYIHRSGRCGRYGNRGLCISLCNYSDYAYLHFYKYQLRLPVHDFCFLRREQRERLEERTYPHGDAGSGRGKEGEAATWEEATQEEPTCEVATKEAIREETPPGEHSTSCVETHLGVHAVEQPERKAPPQQSRLGRGPRKKALALNIKGFCAEGIHIAGGGTHVSSQVRREVSSQVKSEVSSQVKSEVSSQVKSEVSTQVKSEVSTQVKNAAKSEAKSEPFPPHRGVHLNVRVKKFVSKFKVARNEVCCEFCLPNDNANVFQSISVIQHKSSLIIFFLFSRRIRMRLLSFRALQLAGGESAAESAEKGSKCCRSHYCLLFFCNSDSYLVLKVFYFFLFLFKHYQYPLREALTPLLIHTGGSTPKGGKWKKRCDRCCHAFRPNRVNLNYVSDTCLMIGNNIQRAEKKKKKNFKGCQSDEDFYMNRQGKTVTTFRKAMFYPFLLGSQTGHRSSGQLSSPGAAQGEQAHRGLDYEILQRREGELQPSSLPLESALNQIKATPLERKQIASLSQQCSEYLCMNDQREVAQKVNMLVAPQVFLNLAEGEEDVHLLKGLFLQSHVQLHGGAGQPSGEKKKKKIEAEVEA, encoded by the coding sequence aTGAACCCCTGGGCGGTGCCAATCGGCCACCTGAACGACCTGCTGGCGGAGGCCcccgaggaggaaaaaaatgagaaaaaccaatttgaagaactGGACATGCCTCGGGAGGTGATTGAAGCTTTGGGGCGGATGGGGATTCGCCACCCCTCGACGATTCAGCAGCTGTCCGTGGGGAAGGCCCTGCGGAAGAGGAGCCTGATCGTGCAGGCGAAGAACGGCACGGGCAAGAGTATGTCCGTCTGCATGGTCGTGGCTAGTCGGATAGTGGCGACGGTGAAGAGGCGGCATGTGAAGAAGCGTCTGAAGAGGGCAGGTGAGAGGGGCGCATATGGGGAGAACGCAGACGGGGAGGCCGCTCACGGGGAGGCCGCCTTCGGGGCTGACCCGGCGGTGtccctcttcctccactCGGTAATCCTCGTGCCGACGCGCGAGCTCTGCGTGCAGCTGCGGGACAACATCAGGGAGATTTCGAACCAGGGGATATTTATTAACTGGCGAGGGGACTGGCGAGGTGACTGTCGAAGTGGAGAGCTCCCACGAGCGTGCGACAACGTGCGTAGTTCCTCCCCCAACGTGTTACCAAGTGACCACCGCGACGCAGCAAAGGGTGAACAGCAAATTGGGAGGTCCTACTCCCCCTTCGAGGTGAAACCCATGGTACTATACGGAGGCACAGACGTATTGGACGACCTCCAAATGTTGTTTGCGTGTCTCCCCCACGTGGTAATATCAACGCCTGGGAGGCTGAAGCATGTGTTAAGCATTTTGAGTCGACTGCATGTGAGTGTGGGCCGAAGAGAAGCAGAAGGGTGTCCCACCAAAGTGCCACTCACCAAAATAGTTAACGTCCTGGTGAAGCAGTTGATACTAGACGAGGTGGATGCTCTCCTCGATGAGCAGTTTGAAAGCCAAATGAAGGTGATTCTCTCCCAGGTGGTAAGTCCCAAAGTGCAAGTGCTCTGTTATAGCTCCACATGCTTTGAGTCATCCATCAGTCGGTTCGTCAAGGTGGTGAACCTCCATGACGTGGGTTACCTTTCCAGGTGGAAGGGCTTTTGCGTGAAAAGGATGCATCAAATTTTGGGTGGTAACCtgggggggggtctcccccctggggaggtACCACCAGAACTGAAGGTAAGGAGCGCCCTCGACCAGGACACCCCTCCGCAGAGCAACCACTCAGGTGAGGGCAAGCTGGCGGAAGAAGAGACCCCGCTCGAGGTATATCTCAATAGGGAAGTGAGCTCCCCACCTGACTCCCCCCAAAACAACCGCGCACAcacaaaagtgaagaagaaaaaaaaaaaaaaaaaaaaaaaaaaccttagGAGAAACAAACAGAAGGGGATGAACTCAATCGAAGAAATGGTCCAAGCGCAGAGCGTCTTCCAGGAGGAGAGCTCCGTTCGATACATTTTGCGGAAGATAGTAAAGGAAAAGGGCAAGGTCGCCCTGCGTGCCAGGCGGAGGAGGGAGTTTGAGTTTGTGCAGACGTGCACCTCGGTCATCGTTcacggggagggggggggagcggctgAAGGGGGGGTGGACGGCGCCTGCGATGGAAAAGAGGTGGGTGACAAGGGGGGGAGTGACAACAGCCATCGGAGTGATAACCATACGAGTGATGGGGAGATCCCTCCTCTTTattgccccccccccagcgcgCTGAGCTCCCCCGTGCTGCGGAACGTGAGGCACTGCTTCATCACGGTGGACAACGAACGCCTGAGCAAGCACGAGGAGCTCaagtacaaaatgaaggtCATCCTGAAGGTAGTGAGAGAAATCAAATTCCACCtgtgcttcctcttcattaATAGCACTTACGAGGGGGTGCAAGTGAGCAAGATGCTGAAGAAGCACGGCGTGTGCTGCTACTACACGAGCTCTAAGGTGGAGCATCAGCGAAGGATGCAAGTGTTTAATAACCTCAGAAGGAATGAGGTGAAGGTGGTGGTCTGCAGCGACGTCATGAGCAGAGGAATTGATAACATCGCATGCGACTTGGTAATTAATTTAGACATTCCGCAGAGCAAGGAGACTTACATTCATCGGTCGGGGAGGTGCGGACGCTACGGAAACAGGGGGCTCTGCATAAGCCTCTGCAACTACTCGGACTACGCCTACCTCCACTTCTATAAGTACCAGCTCCGCCTACCCGTGCACGACTTCTGCTTCCTGCGCAGGGAGCAGCGGGAGCGGTTGGAGGAGCGGACTTACCCGCACGGCGACGCTGGAAGCGGTAGGggaaaagagggggaagcagccaCCTGGGAAGAGGCAACCCAAGAAGAGCCCACCTGCGAAGTGGCAACCAAAGAAGCCATCCGGGAAGAAACCCCCCCGGGTGAGCACTCCACCAGTTGCGTTGAAACGCACTTGGGAGTCCACGCAGTTGAGCAGCCCGAGCGGAAGGCGCCCCCTCAACAGAGCCGCTTAGGGAGAGGCCCGAGGAAGAAGGCCCTCGCCCTGAACATCAAGGGGTTTTGCGCAGAGGGGATACACatcgcgggggggggcacccaTGTGAGCAGTCAGGTGAGGAGAGAGGTGAGCAGCCAGGTAAAGAGCGAGGTGAGCAGCCAGGTAAAGAGCGAGGTGAGCAGCCAGGTAAAGAGCGAGGTGAGCACCCAGGTAAAGAGCGAGGTGAGCACCCAGGTAAAGAACGCGGCAAAGAGCGAGGCAAAGAGCGAACCGTTTCCCCCCCATCGCGGCGTCCACCTCAACGTGCGGGTGAAAAAATTTGTGAGCAAATTTAAAGTGGCGAGAAACGAAGTCTGCTGCGAGTTCTGCCTCCCCAACGACAACGCAAATGTCTTTCAGTCGATCAGTGTCATCCAGCACAAGTCCAGCCTgatcattttcttcctcttcagcaGGAGGATACGCATGCGACTCCTTTCCTTCCGGGCGTTGCAGCTTGCAGGCGGGGAGTCGGCGGCGGAGTCGGCGGAGAAGGGGAGCAAGTGCTGCCGCTCCCACTACtgcctcctctttttttgcaattcggACAGCTACCTAGTGCTGAAGGtcttctacttcttcctcttcctctttaaGCATTATCAGTACCCCCTCAGGGAGGCCCTCACTCCGCTGCTGATTCACACAGGCGGGAGCacaccaaaggggggcaaatggaaaaagagaTGTGACCGATGTTGCCACGCATTTCGCCCCAACCGAGTCAACCTCAATTACGTTTCGGACACCTGCCTCATGATAGGTAACAACATCCaaagggcagaaaaaaaaaaaaaaaaaaattttaaaggaTGCCAAAGTGATGAAGATTTTTACATGAACAGGCAAGGTAAAACTGTGACTACTTTTCGGAAGGCCATGTTTTACCCGTTCCTCTTGGGGAGTCAAACGGGGCACCGCTCAAGTGGCCAGTTGAGCAGCCCGGGCGCTGCCCAGGGGGAGCAAGC